Within the Ochrobactrum vermis genome, the region TGGGGCCCGAAAGGTGGCGTCTACTCGCCGCGAATCCTCTGGGAAGGTCGAGACCTGATTTCAGGAGAGGCGGCATGACCCTTCACAAGCTCACAATCGATATTTCGACCAAGGCTGGCTGGTGCCTTCTCCTTGATGATAGTGCCAAGCCAAAGGACGAACAGCGTCCAGTCGGTCAGCGTCTATTCTACGGCACATGGGATTTGACCCGCGACCGTGACGGCAACAAATGCACCCGCCGCGGTCAGTACTACCTCAATCTCTGGGACAGCATCAGCCAGATGCGCCGTCACCACGGGATCGAGGAAGAAGGCGTTGAGATCGTAATCGAAGCTGAAGCCTACTCAGCTGCCCGTACAGAAGCATCGGCACAGTTGGCCGGCGGATGGCTCGCAACACTCGAAATCATGTGTGAGCGGCGCGCTCTGCTGTATCCACGGACGGTTACGACGTCGTCATGGCGTAGTGCCTTTATCGGTGTGATCATGGCGCCGAAGGAAGTCAAAGACACCAAGGAGCAGCCGAACGCACGCCGCACCTGGATCAAGGAAAAGGTTTTGGACGAGTGCGCACGTCGTGGGCTCAAGCCTCAGAATGATAACGAGGCTGACGCGATTGGAATCATGTTCTGGCTCGTCTCCGGCGGCAAAGTCCACCAGGAAGCCAAACGGGCAGCCAAGAAAGCCAAGTCTCTCGAAAAGCGCCGTCAGCAGAAGATGAATTTCAAGGTGGCGGCATGAGATATGGTTGTGTTTGCTCCGGCATAAGTGCCGCTACTCGGGCGTGGCATCCCCTCGGTTGGGAAGCGCAGTTCTTCAGCGAGATTGAATCTTTCCCTTCGGCAGTCCTCGCTCATCACTATGGATCGAACATGCCAGGTGAACCACTGGCAAAGAACGGGATACCGAACTATGGCGATTTCACAAAGATCGGCGCAGATGCAGGCCCAATCGACCTTCTTGTGGGAGGAACACCCTGCCAGTCTTTCTCAGTCGCAGGAAAGCGTCTCGGACTGGATGACCCGCGCGGTAACCTCGCCCTCGAGTATCTCAGCTTGGCTAGGCGCCTGCGCGCCCGCTGGATCGTCTGGGAGAACGTCCCCGGTGTCGTTTCCTCTGTCACGGATGAAGAGGAAGGTGAAGGCGGTATTCAGTCAGGAATTGAAGGACGCAAAGCCGGAGACGAATGGATTGAAGAAAGTGATTTTGCGACCTTTCTCTCATTCGTTCGGGAATGCGGGTATGGGTTCGCCTACCGAGTTCTTGACGCTCAATATGTCAGAGTGGACGGCTTTGGACGGGCTGTCCCTCAACGACGAAGGCGTGTGTTCGTTGTCGGATATCTTGGAGACTGGCGACGTGCCGCAGCAGTATTACTTGAGCCCCAAGGCATGCGCGGGGATTCTGCGCCGCGCCGGGAACCGGGGAAAAGAGTTGCCCCCACAATTGCAAGCCGCCCTACAGGCGGTGGCGGACTTGGTACCGACTTCGATCTCGACGGCGGGTTGATTTCATCGACCGGAGACGTCGCACATTGCTTAAATGCGGGCGGCATGGGCCGACAGGATTATGAAACCGAGACGATGGTCGCCCATCCATTGTCGGCGAAAGGTAACGACAGCCACGATGAAAGCAAAGAGACGTATATTGCTTTCGACTGTAAGGCTTCCGGACAAGCTGGCTTTGGAGTCGGCGAAATAGCTCCAACGTTAAGAGCAATGGGCCATTTGCAAAGCAATCAGAATGCAGGTGGGCAGATTGCTGTATGCCATCCTACCCACGAAGTCGTCGGAACCCTGTGCGCCGAAGATAGCCCTCACGGTGCAAGAGGCCTTTCTGGCCTTCAGACAATGTTGTCGGGCTACATTCAGCCAGTGAAAGCAGTGGCGTTCGCCCAAAACACCCGTGATGAAGTTCGTCTGTTCGGCGGTGATGGTCAGATTGTTGGAGCCTTGGCCGCTGAGCCGGGCATGAAACAGCATTCGTATGTTGCGAAAGATTGGGCCGTCCGTCGCCTAACCCCGACCGAATGCGAACGCCTTCAAGGCTTCCCAGACAATTTCACAAACGTCCCATGGGGGAAGAAAGACACGTCACCTGATGGGCCTCGATACAAGGCGCTCGGCAACAGCATGGCTGTCAACGTCATGCGCTGGGTCGGCCGGCGGATTGAAGCTGTTGAAGCACTTTCATCAAAGGATAATGCTGCATGAACGCGCTTCGCAAATTCGAACAGGAGCCGGTCTACACGCCGATTTGTAACGTTGAAGGCGAGGGCGCGATCATTGGCTCTATCCTGCTGAACAATGATGCATATCAGTTGGTAGCCGGGCTTCTCCTGCGGGAACATTTCTATGACCCGGTTCTGGGCGAGATATTCGAAGTCATCGGTGATGTGATTAAGCAGGGCAAGGTTGCTCAGCCGATCTCCATCAAGCCGTATTTGCCGTGGGACAAGAATATCGACAGTGAGACTACGGTAGGCCGTTTGGTCGCTCGATGCGTTGCTGAAGTCGCTATGCCAGCGGTGATGCTGCCTCAGATGGCCCAGCAGCTGATCGACCTATACAAGCGCCGCCAGATGGTCGCGATTGCTCAAGACGTGATCCGGGCAGCCCATTCAATGACTGTGGACAGCAACCCGGCTGAAATCGGTGAACAGGCTATCGCAGACCTAAGCCAGACATTGTCCGATGGTGATGACATCTATGGTGCTGTGTCGCTCGGCACCGCACTCGATGAGGCCTTGGACGACACAAACCGGGCATACAGCGGCAAGAAGGGAACAGGAGTCAATTACCGCTTTCGTCCAGTGGAAGAGCTCATTGGCCCGATGTGTGGCGGGCAGCTCATAATCTTAGGCGGAGCAACTAAACAGGGAAAGAGTGCGTTGGCCGGTCAATTGGCGATGGGCGCTGCCACGGAAGGCTTCCCGGTCTGGTTCTACTCGGGCGAAATGTCAGCGAAAGAGCTG harbors:
- a CDS encoding DNA cytosine methyltransferase; the protein is MRYGCVCSGISAATRAWHPLGWEAQFFSEIESFPSAVLAHHYGSNMPGEPLAKNGIPNYGDFTKIGADAGPIDLLVGGTPCQSFSVAGKRLGLDDPRGNLALEYLSLARRLRARWIVWENVPGVVSSVTDEEEGEGGIQSGIEGRKAGDEWIEESDFATFLSFVRECGYGFAYRVLDAQYVRVDGFGRAVPQRRRRVFVVGYLGDWRRAAAVLLEPQGMRGDSAPRREPGKRVAPTIASRPTGGGGLGTDFDLDGGLISSTGDVAHCLNAGGMGRQDYETETMVAHPLSAKGNDSHDESKETYIAFDCKASGQAGFGVGEIAPTLRAMGHLQSNQNAGGQIAVCHPTHEVVGTLCAEDSPHGARGLSGLQTMLSGYIQPVKAVAFAQNTRDEVRLFGGDGQIVGALAAEPGMKQHSYVAKDWAVRRLTPTECERLQGFPDNFTNVPWGKKDTSPDGPRYKALGNSMAVNVMRWVGRRIEAVEALSSKDNAA
- a CDS encoding replicative DNA helicase, which encodes MNALRKFEQEPVYTPICNVEGEGAIIGSILLNNDAYQLVAGLLLREHFYDPVLGEIFEVIGDVIKQGKVAQPISIKPYLPWDKNIDSETTVGRLVARCVAEVAMPAVMLPQMAQQLIDLYKRRQMVAIAQDVIRAAHSMTVDSNPAEIGEQAIADLSQTLSDGDDIYGAVSLGTALDEALDDTNRAYSGKKGTGVNYRFRPVEELIGPMCGGQLIILGGATKQGKSALAGQLAMGAATEGFPVWFYSGEMSAKELAMRENSRETMIPVNRQKRGKVTESDFERLMNFRNANRDKQIFIQQKRLTLDQIEERIRYFVSKKGKGLAVIDHMGLIDRNKGETKLADWEFGQIVTARLKQIAREVDIPIIGCAQLKKNVFADYKPTVNEKFFHQLLAKKPRYSDLIGAIERDADHVLIPFRPVVFLKEYEPSKFSDLYEVWKNLVDQNEDKAKVFLALSRESQWPRDVECGWHGPTTTFVDLGGMNEPELIRQEIIENPLGLNL